The genomic segment ATATTAGATATTCCTTATAAAAATAAAAAAGCTCTCTATAAGAGAGCTTTTTTATTGATTTTAAAAACTTTAAACGTCTTGATTGAAGATATAAAGTCAAAGAATCCAATATCACATTGAACCTAATAAACTCATAATTGCCGAACTTAGTTTAAAAGTTCAGCAATTATGAGTATCTTTTTATTGGTTACACAAAACCAGGGATGATTTGACCTGTGGTCGCATATGCCCCAACCAAAGCAATACAACCAAATAATGCTGCATAGCCGTTAAGCCTTTCTGCGGTAACCTTTTCAGGATCAATTTTTCTTGTATTGTTCTTTTGAGTAGACATTACACAACTCCGGGTATTAGTTGGCCAGTTGTTAGATAGATACCTGTTAGAAGAACGAAAGCCATCATTGCTGGCCTTCCGATACTTCTTTCAAGAATTGTTTTGTTAGAAGGTTGCATAATTAAAAATTTAGAAGATGCCAGGGATTATTTGTCCTGTTGTTGCATATGCGCCAAAGGCTGCAACGAAACCAAGCATTGCTGCCCAACCGTTAAACTTTTCTGCTTCAGGTGTCATTTGAAAGTGGGAGGTATTTATGTAAAGGAATGTAACGGAGCTGCGCCTGTGGTTGGTGGTGGGCAACCGAACATACTAGTAAAAATGATCAAAACCATTAGAAAAATCTATATAAAAAACGAAACTTTAATCAATACCTTTTCTTTGAAACACTTGTTAAATTCTTATAATTAGAAAAATCAAATGAGAAAAGAAATTGTATGACCCCTCGATTGGACAGGAATCACTCACTACAGTTGATGTTGTAGGAGTCCTTGTCGGACATGTCCTTTTTGGCGTTGCCGCCACACTTTTAATTGATTGGAGTTGGATTCCCTTAAGTCCTCAACAAAAAGAAAGTGGCCGATCACTTAAAGAAATCAAAAGAAGCTGGGGTTGGGATGAAGAAAGTGATATCAAGGATGAGTCACTAAGCTCAGAAAATAGAACATCCTCAGTTGAAGAAAATAACGAATCATCATTTAATCGCCAATAAAGTCAAATAATTTGCTGTGATACGTGTCATATAATCTGATAATTTTCGGAGGATATGTTAATAATGTCTAGCAATAGTTTTTCAACTTAGTGG from the Prochlorococcus marinus str. NATL2A genome contains:
- a CDS encoding high light inducible protein, whose translation is MSTQKNNTRKIDPEKVTAERLNGYAALFGCIALVGAYATTGQIIPGFV
- a CDS encoding high light inducible protein, which translates into the protein MQPSNKTILERSIGRPAMMAFVLLTGIYLTTGQLIPGVV
- a CDS encoding high light inducible protein; its protein translation is MTPEAEKFNGWAAMLGFVAAFGAYATTGQIIPGIF